Proteins encoded within one genomic window of Flavobacterium sp. NG2:
- a CDS encoding rhodanese-like domain-containing protein, with product MKFRSLIFLFTFFTLFSCQKQQSQNVAIVDAPTFAKTIETTPQAQILDVRTPEEFETEHINDAININWNGNSFVSEAEKLDKTKPVFVYCKSGGRSQKAAEKLKELGFTDIYELDGGFMQWSLEGFKSNKN from the coding sequence ATGAAATTTCGCTCACTTATCTTCTTATTCACATTTTTCACGCTTTTTAGCTGTCAAAAACAACAATCACAAAACGTCGCTATTGTTGATGCTCCTACATTTGCAAAAACTATTGAGACAACACCACAAGCACAAATACTAGATGTACGAACTCCAGAAGAATTTGAAACCGAACACATCAACGATGCCATCAATATCAATTGGAATGGAAATAGCTTTGTAAGTGAGGCAGAAAAATTAGACAAAACAAAACCAGTTTTTGTATATTGCAAAAGCGGAGGAAGAAGCCAAAAAGCCGCTGAAAAACTCAAAGAACTAGGATTCACTGACATATACGAACTTGATGGTGGATTTATGCAATGGAGTTTAGAAGGTTTTAAAAGCAATAAAAATTAA
- the recF gene encoding DNA replication/repair protein RecF (All proteins in this family for which functions are known are DNA-binding proteins that assist the filamentation of RecA onto DNA for the initiation of recombination or recombinational repair.), translating to MYLKKISLFNYKNFSEANFEFDGKIICFVGKNGIGKTNVLDAIYHLAYGKSYFNPLAVQNIKHGEEFFVIDAEFIKEERNEQLVCSLKKGQKKILKRNGKAYDKFSDHIGFIPLVIISPADRDLIIEGSETRRKFMDSVISQLDSKYLQQLIQYQKTMSQRNALLKYFALNHVFEKDTLSIYNEQLDTFAQYIFEKRKAFIEEFVPIFNTHHQTITGSAESVQLVYESHLFEKDLQTLLEENLNKDRALQYTSVGTHKDDLSFEIDHHPIKKFGSQGQQKSFLIALKLAQFDFLKKQSGVKPILLFDDIFDKLDESRVSKIVEMVNSDAFGQLFISDTHPERTETIVKSTHQSYQIIHLQA from the coding sequence ATGTATTTAAAAAAAATATCCTTATTCAATTACAAAAATTTCTCAGAAGCCAATTTTGAGTTTGACGGGAAGATTATTTGCTTTGTTGGGAAGAACGGTATCGGAAAAACAAATGTCTTAGATGCTATTTATCATCTCGCTTACGGCAAAAGTTATTTTAATCCCCTTGCTGTCCAAAACATCAAACACGGAGAGGAGTTTTTTGTCATTGATGCCGAATTCATTAAAGAAGAGCGCAATGAGCAATTAGTTTGCAGTTTGAAAAAAGGACAAAAGAAAATCCTTAAACGCAACGGCAAAGCTTATGATAAATTTTCAGATCATATTGGTTTTATCCCGTTAGTAATTATTTCACCAGCCGACAGAGACTTGATTATTGAAGGAAGTGAGACACGCCGAAAATTCATGGATAGTGTTATATCACAACTTGACTCAAAATATTTGCAACAATTGATTCAGTATCAAAAAACAATGAGTCAAAGAAATGCTTTGCTTAAATATTTTGCCCTGAATCATGTTTTTGAAAAAGACACTTTATCTATCTATAACGAGCAACTGGATACATTTGCGCAATACATTTTCGAGAAAAGAAAAGCTTTTATTGAAGAATTTGTTCCCATTTTCAACACGCATCACCAAACCATAACTGGTTCGGCTGAAAGTGTACAGCTTGTTTACGAAAGTCATTTATTCGAAAAAGATTTACAAACCCTACTAGAGGAAAACCTCAACAAAGACCGTGCACTGCAATACACCAGCGTCGGCACACATAAAGACGACTTATCTTTTGAAATCGACCATCATCCTATTAAAAAATTTGGCTCTCAAGGACAGCAAAAATCATTTTTAATTGCATTGAAACTAGCGCAATTCGATTTCTTAAAAAAGCAAAGCGGCGTAAAACCTATTTTACTCTTTGATGATATTTTTGACAAATTAGATGAAAGTCGGGTTTCTAAAATTGTTGAAATGGTTAATAGTGATGCCTTTGGCCAACTTTTTATATCAGACACACATCCAGAGCGAACAGAAACCATTGTAAAATCAACTCATCAATCCTACCAAATAATACATTTACAAGCCTAA
- a CDS encoding DUF2461 domain-containing protein, whose protein sequence is MLSNDSLQFLDDLKANNNRDWFIANKKRYDIFKKDYHQLVSDFLDAMKPLDASLEMLEIKHCIFRINRDIRFSKDKSPYKSHMGVWLSSGNKSNNRAGYYVHIERGASFIAGGFYAPESEDLKKVRKEIAFFHEDLETILENKTFKKEFGTFSRTEKSTLKNPPKGYDKEHPAIELLKLKSFELTQKFEIEEITKKDFVSKMSKKLILLKPLNEFMNRALTADD, encoded by the coding sequence ATGCTTTCAAATGATAGCCTACAATTTCTTGACGATTTAAAAGCCAACAACAATAGAGATTGGTTTATAGCCAATAAAAAAAGGTACGATATTTTCAAAAAAGACTATCACCAGTTGGTTTCCGACTTTTTAGACGCCATGAAACCCTTGGATGCATCCTTAGAAATGCTCGAAATAAAGCACTGCATCTTTAGAATCAATCGTGACATTCGTTTTTCAAAAGACAAATCTCCTTACAAATCACATATGGGCGTTTGGTTGTCATCAGGAAACAAAAGCAATAATCGAGCGGGCTATTATGTACATATTGAAAGAGGCGCTAGTTTTATCGCTGGTGGATTTTATGCTCCCGAATCAGAAGATTTAAAAAAAGTACGTAAAGAAATCGCCTTCTTTCACGAAGACCTAGAAACAATTTTAGAAAATAAAACATTTAAAAAAGAATTTGGTACTTTTAGCCGAACAGAAAAAAGCACACTCAAAAATCCTCCCAAAGGATATGATAAAGAACATCCCGCTATAGAATTATTAAAATTAAAAAGCTTTGAACTGACTCAAAAATTTGAGATTGAGGAAATCACTAAAAAAGATTTTGTTTCAAAAATGAGTAAAAAATTAATCTTATTAAAGCCGCTGAATGAGTTCATGAATCGGGCATTAACAGCTGATGACTAA